The following nucleotide sequence is from Podospora bellae-mahoneyi strain CBS 112042 chromosome 1 map unlocalized CBS112042p_1, whole genome shotgun sequence.
TCTCCATGGCCAGTGGGACTACGCGAACCAGCACGCAATCGACGGCTGCCCAGCCGGCAACTGTCTGCGTTCGCAGACCAACATCACCGAGACCCTTCTCGCTCTGGCTATGATCACCAAAGCCGGGGTACCATCAAGCAAGCTTGCTGTTGGTGTCACGAGCTACGGCCGCTCGTTCCAGATGACAACCCCCGGGTGTACCGGGCCCATGTGCACCTACACTGGCGGAGAGTCCGGAGCCTATCCGGGGCCGTGCACAGGAACCGCAGGTTATATCGCGAATGCTGAGATCAACGCCATCCTGGATGGGACAGGATTTTGGAAAACACCATCCGGAGCATTGGAGCCGATTACATCCTACTCGTCTTATTTCGACACCGACAGCCACTCCAATGTCGCCGTATATGAGTCGACACAGTGGGTCGGCTACATGGACAACACTGTGAAGGCAGATCGGACAGCCCTCTACAAAATCCTCAACATGGGTGGAGTTGTTGACTGGGCGATTGATCTGGATGGCTTCGGTGGCGATTCCATTGGAGACTCTGACCCCGATGCCGATATCGTGTATCCCCCCCCGAGCATCTGGGACTCCGACGATCGGTGGACGGGCTGTAGTCCTCCCTGCGTAATTGTCTTCCCGCCATATCCACTGAGTGCTCCTCACACTGTGACCAGCTGGCCGGCTTTGACAACAACGCTCCTGTCGTCGGCAGAAGGCGGCAGTGGCGTCTTCATCAAGACGACGACAATCCCCGTTCCGAGCTTTGTCATCTCAGACGTCAGTCTTCACCCCGTGACACTGCAGTCTACCGACACGGCAACCTACAAAATCAACCCTGTCCAAAGCATCACCCCGACGTCTTTTGTGTGGACTCTTCCTCCGAACCACGCGACTTTCCCCGTAGcttctccaacaccaacgacgTCCACAGACACCGATATACCACTagtcatcatcccccccgtCACTTTCCACCCGACTCCTGTCCCCGTCAccatccaaccccagccAACATATAAGATCGACTACCCTGATCCCCCAATCCCAGTGAGACCTGTCACGATCAAGCCCAATCCCACCCCTACTCCTCCCGGCTGCACTTCCGGCTGCGGAAAGCGAGACTGTGGCATATTTGGTTGCGGCAACGACGGTTGCGGCCTGTTCGGTTGCGGCGGTGGGTGCGGCATCTTcggctgcggtggtggttgtggccCCTTCGGCTGCGGTGGCGGATGTAGCCCCCTCGGATGCACACCCAGCTGCCCTCTTGGACTATGCGGTGGCCCTGGGTGCCTCATTCCAGGTGGCTGCGGAAATACACAAGGTACCAATGGCGGCGACAGCAACAATGACTGTGAAGCCACCGTCACTGCTTCGGCGTGCACGCATCTGGTGACGAGCTACAGCGCTTGGTACATGGCTTCgtccacgacgacgaccgaGGTAAGTCAATGAAACCCTGAATCCAGGTTACAGGTGGCAGACAGCTAACATGAGGCAGACCACATGCGTGACGAGCACAGGTTGCAACGGACAGGATACTGTGGTTAAAACGACGCCTGGCAGCCCGGAGTGCTCGCTGGATTCCGATATCGCGGCAGCCTACTCTGCTGAACAGGCAGCTGACCAGACAATTATTGGCGGGAAGCAGGTCCCGTTAGCATTCGCACCGACAAATGGGCCGGGCTACGATGGATCGAAGTTTACCGCTAAGCAATTCGGTTTGACGGAGACTATCACGGTTATCAAAACATCGACTGTGACAAACACAGCGACTAAGACaacgacggtggtggtgccaccAACCGCAACGGCTGATTGTGGTTACTGGTAAGTCTGCGAAATCCTTTATCCCCCTAACCGCCTCCAGGCGCAAGAAGCGGGATAGCAGACGGCAAAAGCTGACAACAGTCAGGGTCTCCGATTTCTTTTACATATTCAATGTGTACAACATTGATGGCTGGAGCACAGATGGCGGCTCGAGGCTGAAGTCCGAAGAAAAGGGCTGCGGCGCGCTCACGGGCTGGCAATGGCATGAGCGCACCTCTACACGGCGCGCAAGGGCCTACTTCCAGCTTCCTTTCTTTATGAAGTCTGGCTGTGTCGAGCGTGCCATCGTGTCCGCTGGCGGCCCCAAGTTGTCCTGTACCTTCGAAGGCTACGATTTCATCCTCAAGAAACGATCCGAGGAGATGAGTAAAGCATCACTGCCGATGCGCAGACGCCAACTCATCAGCGATACGGCCAGTCTCCCGAGCCGCACGGAAACCGGCACGCGCACAGAGAACAGCACGCGCACAGAGACTGCTGGCCTATACACGCCCGAGCCGTGGGGCCCAGGCTTAACAGAGACGTTCATGACTACCATGGACGAGATCTCGAAGTCAACGTATACCACGGAGATCGTGTTGGCTTCATATGAAGTGACGATGACGGGCACCACGTCTGGCACCGTGTCTGACACCACGACGTCAACCACCAGCTCCACCGTCCCAACTAGCACATCGAATCTCTCGACTGATGGTCTCTGTGGTGCTGCTAATGGCGGAACAATCTGCCTCGGCACGGCCTTCGGCGACTGCTGCTCTGAGTACGGATACTGTGGTGATACGAGCGGGCACTGTGGTTCGGGATGCCAAAGCGACTTCGGCATCTGTGATGCTATTACCGGCCCACCTGTATCGACGGACGGCACGTGCAGCTCCCTCAGCACCCCCGGAGGCGCGACATGCGCTGGTTCGGCGTTCGGCGACTGCTGCTCTGCGAGCGGCTACTGCGGAGCCACGGCTGCGTATTGCGGGACAGGGTGTCAGGCGGATTTCGGGATGTGTTCCTCGAGCGGCCCGCCAGTGTCAACGGATGGGCTCTGTGGTCAACCCAGCGGCACGACGTGCGAGGGCTCGGCATTTGGCGACTGTTGCTCTGAGTATGGGTTTTGCGGGGCCACGAATGCGTATTGTGGGACGGGATGCCAGGCAGCATTTGGGACCTGTGCCTAAGAAGCGTGTGAGTCGTGCTGGTGAGATGGATTTATATGGTTAGCATATTATGCATCTATTTGAATGCAATCTTTAACAAGTCATTCCATCGCCCGTGCTCGCAGTCGATCTGAACTTACGTATAAACCCATGTATGCTACTCCCTGGGGCCCAGCTCAAAATCAAACTCCTTCAAAAGCGGCGACACTTTCCATCTCGCAAAGAGCTGCCCATTCTCCACCAAGATCCGCCGTAGGACTTGCCCCCTTGCCTCCACACCAGACCACACACCCTGCCATACCTTCACATACGGCTCTACGACCAGTAAAACCTCTGTCAGCCATTTTCCTGCTCTATCCTCACCAAGCCTTCCCgtctccaccatcctcctttcCATTTCCTTCAGTAAAAgttccctctccacctcgtccatAACCGCTGCCCgcatcacccccaaaaccgcaTGTGACCGTACCGCAaaatccaacccctccgcctccaatccagccgtctcctccacagcaacagcagccaaaaactctacctcctcctcactccctacctccccatcccaccccctccaccacgcctgcatccccacccctccatccgGCTCTCCACACCACTCCACACCGCTCACCCATGCCCCATCCAAATCCAAATCCGGCTTTGCAACCTCCCCCAGAACTGCACTCGTCTCCCACAGCCGCGCCGAGTACCGTGCCTCCCACGCTAAGACATCAACCCCGCCCTGTGCGATCAGCACGCCGAAATTGTTCGGCCTCCACGCCTCCTTGGCGGTGCCCGAACCAGATGATTCGGGTGAACCGAGCTTCATGTGCTCGAGCCAAAAGCGCGCCTGCGTTTCCGAATAGGGCTTCACACTGGGGTGGGTCGCACGCAGGCGCGAAGTTGTTGCTTCGAGTGTGCCGAGGGCCAAGCGAGTAATCGTTTctagggggagggaaggctGTCTGCGGCTTGTACGTACGACGTTGTGGGCCCAGCGGGGGAGTTTCGTGGCGTGTGTGCCGGCAGCGGAAGGGAGATCCTGGCGCGGTTGCGCgagcggggaggaagagtcgGGCAGGTCTTGGAGGTTGGGCAAGCGGTAGAAACGTGCTGTTGTAGGGTGCGTGAGGAACGCGGGGGAGTAGTAGGCGCGCCATGCTTCCGGGTTCAGGAGGGCGGCGTGCGCGGCGTAGAAGCTGGGGAAGTCGGAGGGAGAAGGGAAGTCGCCAGTGAGTTGGTCGGAGGAGCGGTAGATGGCTGCGGCGAGCTGTGCAAGGTAGAACACATCCAAGGTGCTTCATGACTTTTTGTCAGTTCGTTTATTTCTGCTTCTTTCTTGTTTGTAAACTTTACCGATTGAACCTTAACTCCCCCTTGCCAAAAGACCATCCGCGTGCGTGCAGCTTCTCCACGACATCGAACACACCATTGCCGTCCCACAGCCCCTCGTCCAAGTACATAAACGCTATTTGCAACACCTGATCGTGGCAGTCAACAGCCACCGCGCCGCTCTCGGCGTCCGCGAGGAATTCTTCGGCGCTCATTGCTAAAACCCTAAGAACCTTTGATTAATTAAACAATGCTGTAGGATAATTGGATATGACTTCGCGTTACTTGGGTACCGGGGAGAGAGCGTGAGCGTGTGTGGGAGTTTGCTAATTTCTCTTTTGCATGTGGTGTCACAAGTGCTGACTGGCGACTTGAGTGGTTATAGTTCTTGTTGTCATTGCGCGAAGTAGAGATGGGGAATTGAGCGAAGTTCAAAATGTGCTGAGTGGGATGGTCAAAGCGCTAACGCTATGCTTATCGTAACGGAGTCCAATCTACGATAAAGAGATGAGAGATAACGTGCGTGATAAGCGAGTGACAcactttccaccaccccaccataACTATCCTTAATTATACAACCACAAAACTAGGAAACAACGATAACTGAACTGGAAATAGATGAATCAGACGATTCTGCAGCCTCCTTGCCCGTGCGTGtattatggccaggcttgccgcacacaccacagcaccgaaTCTTCGTACGAGACCcccctgcaccaccaccactttgtCGATGTTCCTGAATTACCTGCTCACCTACAGCCTTCTGATGCAGTAAATCCTGTGCCTCTTGTACAGTAAGTGACCCTCCAAGCCGCACACGTTTTTTTGGCTCTCCCGTCTCTTACTAAGCTCCTCATTGGCCTTGCGTAGCGAAGAGACCTCTGCACGGAGAAGAGCCACCTCGTGCATTATACCCATTGCTCCCTTAGTAAATTAGTCTACAGCGGCTAGCATTGAGGTTAGAGAGATGCCCTGGTGGTTTAATATCCGAGTTTTAATAAGCTCTGACTGTGGGGTAGTTTCTCGAGGGTTATGTAGTATTTGGGAGAgctatgacgaacccctatccagaacctctgaaagggatactggttgaaggcacttctgaacaatcctggttcgggacagctaaacagtgtacaacaatggcttgaCTCGATCACAACAGtctagataccaacgattgtgacttgaattgcatactgcggaactgtctatctataccagccagttcctccgtatacATAGATCTCGTGCCAAGCCGTGATCAGTGTCCTGAGCACACTGATCACCTCTGCttagtctgctcagtgccctgagCGTACGGATCAGTCGTTCTatactgtgattggctctTTTATACGTTCTCCCGATTGGCCCTTGTttccgtggccccacaacccgtcgTTATTCCGTCCGTataccagggttgtgacaatAGCTCAATTATATATTGAACAAtcgttttttcttcttgatTCGTAAGCTTGCGCGAATTAGCTAAAATATCGCGTCGTGCAGGTGTACCGGCGCGTCGGCACGCAAGGGTTTTGAAAGCAACATTATAGACGTTAGCTGCAGTCATATTGTGTTGTAGAAGAAAgtgatgttgaaggtggaggtgttgtgttgtgtgggGAGTGTTTCACTCGCTTATCTGAGTCACTCGCTTATCTGTGTCACTCGCTTATCTGTGTCACTCGCTTATCACGCACATTAAACCATACACAGTACATCACCAGAGGTAGGGACACCCGTCGTCCTagacaaacaaacaaggCAGTAAGTAGACCGCGGGGTCACTCACTGCAGGCATCTATCCAGCTGTCGTTCGCCTATTGTATAGCTGGCTCTTAACTGACTTTCACTTCCTCCTTGAGTCCTTTTCTCTGCACCAATTACCTACgttacctaggtacctacctaccttttGGGATATTCTAGCAGTGAAGCATTTGCAGGTATTCCACGTCAATTCCATGACGCCCCATGACTTACTGGGGGCTCACAACATGCCAACTAGAACGCGGAGGCGTGCTTTGGTTGCACAAAACATGGCATGCAACAATGAGTGCTGGTAAGCTGGTTAGCATTGGCCATTTCTCGGATTGAGCAGAGCTAGGCCTACCAATACAAGTTTCGATATAACTCCACAGCCACAAGTGGCTCGGGTCAACCTGACCATTTGCCCAGGttgtgacaagggctgtaatatcagggcttggaacgTATAGTTCAATTCCGACTAATAatctttgatggcctcgaagaGCGTGATactgaaaagaagaagaagagatacAGTCTTGGTGTTTCCAAACGCGTATTTTATCCTTCCTCGCGTGGCCCGTGCCCTTGTTGGCCTcaggccatcgccaagtcCTCCAATATCCTACTGGGCCAGTGGGCTTCCTTTGATAACCGCCCTGCCTCTGATTGTCTGCCTCACTTTGaacgagaggctcacaactTGCAGTTACCCCTCCTTACGGTGGTATCGacagtgttgttggctgtggttgcaggtggtcggcctttgccgtgtgacaCAGGTCGCCGAGCTGATGCCAACTACCCTGAGAATGGCAACCAACATTGTAAGGATTGTGAGGGAGAATAATCCAATAACCGCCAGCTTTTTAGCCATCTTCAGTTTGGAGTCCCAGATCAAAATGACGGGGATAGATAATACTATCACTGTTAGCAACAGCAAGTGAGACATGATCAAAGCAGATTCTCACCCGCAGCATCAGACACCACATCCAAGGCACAGAGTTTATCCTGAGCGTCAGATTTGCGTATCGGATAGCCGGAGGCTCAGTGCACTGTGTCATGATATCAAATCCCATTGcaaccaaacacccccaCTGAGAATCGCCGATCGAGGTAAGCTGTgtagccaccaccaacgccagGACCGACCACCAAGCGACCCTGATATTCGTCATGTGCCAACCTATCCtcctgaagaagaggagaagtgACAGTTTCACACCAGCCAGCGTgctgtaaaaaaaaaaaaagacctgTTCAACGAAGAAGACCCTCATAGTGATCTCGACATCCTTCATAAATTGTTCCAGGTCCG
It contains:
- a CDS encoding uncharacterized protein (COG:G; CAZy:GH18; EggNog:ENOG503NUVP) — its product is MWFSPSPVSAGALASLLLSQATALQVNGGSDRLNSYLAAHPVPTKPAAAAVPASANPNTLAPELVNLALSHCPAGCDESGLRPGNWTLYPRLGRLLMCNQTMLLDFSLYTSLRKDETIRACTASSAITLGASNIGNTTHEEASCLPGGSLTQVQESLQLAFNKTDTPATLEDFDAAAQQLIAMLSQREDSNCNDTTSFAYSNSVAVGLFAGSGVRGIPATVLQQLTSKIKSTGFSGSFVAQLCSKGGRSSKYSFGIVASGDRDVSLVQDAVATWASGKCITSFDDAEDWLDITLSVPSLVSSSTAGLGNSTAGFGNSTARATRSRDGSSAMLNRRAECSTIQVSSGDTCESLAAECGISPYDFTVYNPSSTLCSTLVAGQHVCCSAGTMPDFRPQPNPDGTCAAHYVVPGESCSVLGAANSLTNAEIESFNTNTWGWQGCGNVQAYQFICLSTGAPPMPAPIANAVCGPQKPGTVQPGPGISLASLNPCPLNACCNKHGQCGINNDFCTESESETGAPGTSAPGENGCISNCGTDIVIGSAPAQYMNIGYFEGYNLNRPCLNMKITAMDLTPYTHIHLAFGHVSSTYAVDVSPIQEQWELFTQLSGFKKILSLGGWSFSAEPPTYHIFRDAVKPANQDTFVANIVSFVTEHELDGIDIDWEYPAAPDIPGIPPGTAEDADNYLTFFTKLRAAMPSSKSVSFCAPASFWYLKGYHIDEMAALADYIVYMTYDLHGQWDYANQHAIDGCPAGNCLRSQTNITETLLALAMITKAGVPSSKLAVGVTSYGRSFQMTTPGCTGPMCTYTGGESGAYPGPCTGTAGYIANAEINAILDGTGFWKTPSGALEPITSYSSYFDTDSHSNVAVYESTQWVGYMDNTVKADRTALYKILNMGGVVDWAIDLDGFGGDSIGDSDPDADIVYPPPSIWDSDDRWTGCSPPCVIVFPPYPLSAPHTVTSWPALTTTLLSSAEGGSGVFIKTTTIPVPSFVISDVSLHPVTLQSTDTATYKINPVQSITPTSFVWTLPPNHATFPVASPTPTTSTDTDIPLVIIPPVTFHPTPVPVTIQPQPTYKIDYPDPPIPVRPVTIKPNPTPTPPGCTSGCGKRDCGIFGCGNDGCGLFGCGGGCGIFGCGGGCGPFGCGGGCSPLGCTPSCPLGLCGGPGCLIPGGCGNTQGTNGGDSNNDCEATVTASACTHLVTSYSAWYMASSTTTTETTCVTSTGCNGQDTVVKTTPGSPECSLDSDIAAAYSAEQAADQTIIGGKQVPLAFAPTNGPGYDGSKFTAKQFGLTETITVIKTSTVTNTATKTTTVVVPPTATADCGYWVSDFFYIFNVYNIDGWSTDGGSRLKSEEKGCGALTGWQWHERTSTRRARAYFQLPFFMKSGCVERAIVSAGGPKLSCTFEGYDFILKKRSEEMSKASLPMRRRQLISDTASLPSRTETGTRTENSTRTETAGLYTPEPWGPGLTETFMTTMDEISKSTYTTEIVLASYEVTMTGTTSGTVSDTTTSTTSSTVPTSTSNLSTDGLCGAANGGTICLGTAFGDCCSEYGYCGDTSGHCGSGCQSDFGICDAITGPPVSTDGTCSSLSTPGGATCAGSAFGDCCSASGYCGATAAYCGTGCQADFGMCSSSGPPVSTDGLCGQPSGTTCEGSAFGDCCSEYGFCGATNAYCGTGCQAAFGTCA
- a CDS encoding uncharacterized protein (EggNog:ENOG503NZM2); this encodes MSAEEFLADAESGAVAVDCHDQVLQIAFMYLDEGLWDGNGVFDVVEKLHARGWSFGKGELRFNRTLDVFYLAQLAAAIYRSSDQLTGDFPSPSDFPSFYAAHAALLNPEAWRAYYSPAFLTHPTTARFYRLPNLQDLPDSSSPLAQPRQDLPSAAGTHATKLPRWAHNVVRTSRRQPSLPLETITRLALGTLEATTSRLRATHPSVKPYSETQARFWLEHMKLGSPESSGSGTAKEAWRPNNFGVLIAQGGVDVLAWEARYSARLWETSAVLGEVAKPDLDLDGAWVSGVEWCGEPDGGVGMQAWWRGWDGEVGSEEEVEFLAAVAVEETAGLEAEGLDFAVRSHAVLGVMRAAVMDEVERELLLKEMERRMVETGRLGEDRAGKWLTEVLLVVEPYVKVWQGVWSGVEARGQVLRRILVENGQLFARWKVSPLLKEFDFELGPRE